One Sporomusaceae bacterium ACPt DNA window includes the following coding sequences:
- the yknY_1 gene encoding putative ABC transporter ATP-binding protein YknY — translation MTIELSDIKKQYVMGDTTVAALAGVTLSIGAGEFTAIMGPSGSGKSTLMNILGCLDRPTSGSYILDGQEVASLNDDDLAVTRNKKIGFVFQNFNLLPRLTAKQNVELPMVYAGVKIAERSERAAQALKMVGLDHRMHHLPNELSGGQRQRVAIARALVNDPTIIMADEPTGNLDTKSGYEIMGIFGNLNALGRTIILVTHEPDIAGYAKRVIHVRDGLIVKDEPGKGGSHV, via the coding sequence ATGACAATAGAACTTTCAGATATAAAGAAACAGTATGTCATGGGTGACACTACGGTTGCCGCATTAGCCGGAGTTACTCTCAGCATCGGCGCAGGAGAATTTACCGCTATCATGGGGCCTTCAGGATCAGGAAAGTCGACTTTGATGAATATATTAGGGTGCCTTGACCGGCCGACCAGCGGCTCTTATATACTTGACGGACAAGAAGTGGCAAGTCTAAATGATGATGATTTGGCAGTAACCCGTAATAAAAAAATAGGTTTTGTCTTTCAAAATTTTAACTTATTGCCCCGGTTAACAGCCAAGCAAAATGTTGAGCTGCCGATGGTATATGCAGGGGTAAAAATTGCTGAACGCAGCGAGCGGGCAGCCCAGGCGCTGAAAATGGTAGGCCTTGATCACCGTATGCATCACTTGCCTAATGAACTGTCTGGCGGTCAGCGCCAGCGCGTTGCTATTGCCCGGGCGCTGGTTAATGATCCGACTATTATCATGGCTGATGAACCTACCGGTAACCTTGACACCAAGTCCGGTTATGAAATTATGGGGATCTTCGGTAATTTAAATGCGCTGGGGCGTACGATAATTCTCGTGACCCACGAGCCGGATATTGCCGGCTATGCCAAGCGGGTCATTCATGTGCGTGACGGGTTGATAGTCAAAGACGAGCCAGGAAAGGGAGGAAGCCATGTTTAG
- the macA_3 gene encoding Macrolide export protein MacA — translation MQAIVRKLLQHKKWLLLIMIAAIAVPVGYYIQSNKAKAAVSVQTAKVERGDMVSVVSATGTIKPVNMVDISSKITGLLKEVRVKENDQVKAGQVLVVLDDTQLQAQVSQARERLANAEANYQRNQRLSSIGAVSEQQLDSSRLDYKVAQASYDQVVSQLEDTVIKSPIDGVVIGKPIPAGQTVAQGISNPMVILSVADMSKLQIETQVDESDIGKVAVGQKATFTVDAFPGKTFNGTVAVISQKATVQSNVVYYTVVINVDSDNDGLKPTMTARVSIQTGESKNALTVPLAAIKNNKDQQYVVVMKNGGQMENVPVTTGLTSDDRIEITSGLSDGDVIVLSQAKTQTSQKSSQNGSRGMGIGGMMPR, via the coding sequence ATGCAGGCAATAGTACGTAAACTGCTGCAACATAAAAAATGGCTGTTACTAATTATGATAGCTGCAATTGCAGTACCAGTCGGTTATTATATTCAAAGCAACAAGGCCAAGGCGGCTGTCTCGGTACAGACAGCAAAAGTAGAACGCGGTGATATGGTATCGGTGGTGTCGGCCACCGGCACGATAAAACCGGTGAACATGGTTGACATCAGTTCTAAAATTACCGGTTTACTTAAAGAAGTTAGAGTAAAAGAAAACGATCAGGTAAAAGCCGGTCAAGTTTTAGTTGTGCTTGACGATACGCAACTGCAGGCGCAAGTATCGCAAGCAAGGGAACGTTTAGCTAATGCTGAAGCCAACTATCAACGCAATCAGCGGTTAAGCAGTATTGGTGCTGTATCCGAGCAGCAGCTTGACAGTTCACGACTGGACTATAAAGTAGCGCAAGCCAGTTACGATCAAGTTGTATCACAGTTAGAAGATACTGTAATCAAATCCCCGATTGACGGGGTCGTTATCGGTAAGCCGATACCGGCAGGCCAAACGGTGGCTCAGGGTATTTCCAACCCAATGGTTATCCTTAGTGTAGCTGATATGTCCAAACTACAGATTGAGACTCAAGTAGATGAGTCGGATATTGGTAAAGTGGCCGTAGGCCAAAAAGCAACGTTCACGGTGGATGCTTTTCCTGGTAAGACTTTTAACGGTACGGTAGCAGTTATTTCACAAAAGGCAACTGTACAGTCAAATGTTGTTTACTATACCGTAGTAATTAATGTAGATTCGGATAATGACGGACTGAAGCCCACGATGACAGCCAGAGTATCGATTCAAACCGGTGAAAGTAAAAATGCACTGACTGTGCCGTTGGCGGCTATTAAGAACAATAAAGACCAGCAGTACGTGGTAGTTATGAAAAACGGCGGACAGATGGAGAATGTTCCGGTAACCACCGGTCTGACCAGTGATGACAGGATTGAGATCACTAGTGGTCTTAGTGACGGGGATGTAATCGTATTATCACAAGCCAAAACACAAACATCGCAGAAAAGTTCTCAGAATGGCTCCAGAGGTATGGGAATAGGCGGCATGATGCCCCGCTGA